One genomic region from Cucumis melo cultivar AY chromosome 9, USDA_Cmelo_AY_1.0, whole genome shotgun sequence encodes:
- the LOC103482933 gene encoding probable membrane-associated kinase regulator 6, with amino-acid sequence MEASSQPLSIESFSYSWLVNMRSSFEISCANSFRTSLDEASFIEMDPTMPPSKRFYFSTNSSPRSNDFKFPPLSPSPSLPLVHADQLISNGYLVPLQVYEGVSGVMIGSPDAVKLVAEPPGKSESLRKTCRRLSRQIFEKYLNFLRPLCRRIQRVGNYGNNNGKLGGKKLLFHGGKYTTTTTTREAHHQCIDEWRRSSCDSETSIYDAVLHCKNSIGK; translated from the exons ATGGAAGCTTCTTCTCAACCTCTATCCATAGAAAGCTTCTCATATAGTTGGTTAGTGAACATGAGATCATCCTTTGAAATTAGTTGTGCCAATTCCTTTAGAACCTCTCTTGATGAAGCTTCCTTCATTGAAATGGATCCTACAATGCCACCTTCCAAGAGATTCTACTTCAGTACTAATTCCTCTCCCCGTTCTAACGACTTCAAATTCCCTCCTCTCTCCCCCTCTCCCTCTCTCCCTCTCGTTCACGCCGACCAGCTCATCTCCAACGGCTACCTCGTCCCC TTGCAAGTGTACGAGGGCGTATCGGGTGTCATGATCGGTTCACCTGATGCGGTTAAGCTCGTGGCGGAGCCACCAGGAAAATCAGAGTCGTTGAGGAAGACGTGCAGGAGATTATCAAGGCAGATTTTCGAGAAATATTTGAACTTTTTAAGGCCACTTTGTAGAAGGATTCAAAGGGTGGGAAATTATGGGAATAATAATGGTAAGTTAGGAGGGAAGAAATTGTTGTTCCATGGTGGAAAAtatactactactactactacaaGGGAAGCTCATCATCAGTGTATTGATGAATGGAGAAGATCTTCATGTGATTCTGAGACCTCAATTTATGATGCCGTTCTTCACTGCAAAAACTCCATAG GAAAAtga
- the LOC103482930 gene encoding S-type anion channel SLAH2 produces MENGKYQEYTPKEFDEVPPLIKHISSSLDVAGFDSIEESDLPYNQFHSSCSHSPSSLPNENVSSPAVQSDIELQFVNHQRKHSVSISMPPSPVAVQLTPKRVLFSGETIINYGNGPAAVKKSKKDAMFHSQPIPRGSTYEDAMRNMNANANAAHHPSRRLKDRRYDSFKTWSGKLERQLTLLRGKSPRQTSSDETEVQGSGIENNISVDRYFAALEGPELETLRASEEILLPDDRTWPFLLRFPISSFGICLGVSSQAIMWKTLATSVSTKFLHLSLKINLALWIISIALIVTVASTYLLKLILYFEAVRREYYHPIRVNFFFAPWIALLFLAIGVPPSVATNLPPAIWYFLMTPFLCLELKIYGQWMSGGQRRLSKVANPTNHLSIVGNFVGALLGASMGLKEGPIFFFAIGIAHYLVLFVTLYQRLPTNETLPKELHPVFFLFIAAPSVASMAWGKIQGSFDNASRMMYFIAMFLYFSLVVRVNFFRGFKFSLAWWAYTFPMTGAAIATIRYSTEVTNTFTQILSVLLSVTAIIIVASLLVTTIIHAFVLRDLFPNDIAIAISDRKPKPHMNWFQQLRHGSSESQDIENFLKFSSSDSKDLEASLRTKTSEGEGVNLQPSNDQLH; encoded by the exons ATGGAAAATGGAAAGTATCAAGAATATACACCCAAGGAGTTTGATGAGGTTCCACCATTAATCAAACACATATCATCATCACTTGATGTGGCTGGCTTTGACAGTATTGAAGAGAGTGACCTTCCATATAATCAGTTTCATTCAAGTTGTTCTCATTCCCCCTCTTCTCTGCCTAAT GAAAATGTATCATCACCTGCCGTGCAAAGTGATATCGAACTTCAGTTCGTTAACCATCAAAGAAAACATTCTGTTTCTATCAGCATGCCACCATCCCCTGTGGCAGTTCAGTTGACCCCCAAAAGAGTTCTCTTCAGTGGTGAAACAATTATAAACTACGGAAACGGTCCTGCTGCTGtgaaaaaatcaaagaaagatgcAATGTTTCACTCTCAGCCAATTCCGAGGGGCTCTACATATGAGGATGCGATGAGGAACATGAATGCGAATGCGAATGCTGCACATCACCCTAGTAGAAGATTGAAGGACAGAAGATATGATTCTTTCAAAACATGGTCTGGAAAACTTGAAAGACAATTGACTCTACTTCGGGGAAAGTCGCCACGACAAACTAGTTCAGATGAAACTGAAGTTCAGGGATCTGGAATTGAAAACAACATATCCGTTGATCGTTACTTTGCTGCATTGGAGGGTCCAGAGTTGGAAACACTTAGG GCTTCAGAGGAAATACTGCTCCCAGATGACAGGACATGGCCTTTTCTACTTCGATTTCCTATCTCATCGTTTGGTATCTGTCTAGGTGTTAGTAGCCAAGCAATCATGTGGAAAACGCTGGCCACTTCAGTTTCCACAAAGTTCCTTCATTTGAGCCTGAAAATAAACCTCGCTTTATGGATCATTTCCATTGCTCTTATAGTCACTGTCGCTTCCACTTACCTCCTGAAACTTATTCTCTACTTTGAAGCCGTTCGACGTGAGTACTACCATCCTATTCGTGTCAACTTCTTCTTTGCACCCTGGATAGCCCTCTTGTTCTTAGCAATTGGTGTTCCTCCATCAGTTGCCACCAACCTGCCTCCGGCAATTTGGTATTTTCTCATGACTCCATTTCTATGCCTTGAGCTTAAGATTTACGGGCAATGGATGTCAGGAGGCCAACGAAGGCTGTCGAAAGTGGCTAATCCTACAAATCATCTTTCCATCGTGGGAAACTTTGTGGGGGCTTTGTTGGGAGCTTCAATGGGATTAAAGGAAGGGCCCATATTCTTCTTCGCAATCGGAATAGCTCACTATTTAGTCCTTTTTGTAACACTCTATCAGAGACTACCAACCAATGAGACACTCCCAAAGGAGCTGCATCcagtattttttcttttcatagcAGCACCAAGTGTTGCATCTATGGCATGGGGAAAAATTCAAGGCTCCTTTGACAATGCTTCACGAATGATGTACTTCATTGCTATGTTCCTCTATTTCTCACTG GTTGTCAGAGTCAACTTTTTCCGGGGCTTCAA GTTCTCACTGGCCTGGTGGGCATATACTTTTCCAATGACTGGTGCTGCCATTGCAACTATAAGATACTCAACTGAAGTTACAAATACATTTACACAAATTTTGTCTGTTCTACTCTCTGTCACTGCTATAATCATAGTGGCATCTCTCCTTGTAACGACTATCATCCACGCCTTCGTGCTACGTGACCTCTTTCCTAATGACATTGCTATAGCCATTAGTGACAGGAAGCCAAAACCACATATGAACTGGTTTCAACAACTAAGACATGGAAGTTCAGAATCCCAAGATATCGAAAACTTCTTGAAGTTTTCAAGCTCAGATAGCAAGGATCTAGAAGCATCTCTTAGAACGAAAACCTCCGAAGGCGAAGGCGTGAACCTCCAACCGTCAAATGATCAACTCCATTGA
- the LOC103482929 gene encoding uncharacterized protein LOC103482929, translated as MEQKHIFLSALGVGVGVGVGLGLSSGQAVGKWVGGNGSSDEITGQKIEQELIRQLLDGKNSNVTFAEFPYYLSERTRVLLMSAAYVHLKHCDISKHTRNLSPASRAILLSGPTELYQQMLAKALAHHFESKLLLLDVSDFSLKMQSKYGCPKKESSFRRSISEVTLERMSSVWGSFSILPTSGNTRGNLRRQSSTTDIQSRCTDSSSNLPKLRRNASAASDISSISSNYGSTNSASAKRTNTWCFDEKLFLQSLYKVLVSVSETSSIILYLRDVERLLLKSQRMYNLFHRFLNKLSGSVLVLGSRMVDVENDCGDVDDRLTNLFRYSVEIRPPEDENHLVSWKAQLEEDMKMIQFQDNKNHIAEVLAANDLECDDLGSICHADTMVLSNYIEEIVVSAISYHLMNNRDPEYRNGKLLISSKSLSHGLSIFQEGNSEGKDTLKLETNAESSKEAQRDEAVGAKTESKSENPAAEAEKSVPIVKKDVENVPPQKAPEIPPDNEFEKRIRPEVIPANEIGVTFADIGAMDEIKESLQELVMLPLRRPDLFKGGLLKPCRGILLFGPPGTGKTMLAKAIANEAGASFINVSMSTITSKWFGEDEKNVRALFTLAAKVSPTIIFVDEVDSMLGQRTRVGEHEAMRKIKNEFMSHWDGLLTRNDERILVLAATNRPFDLDEAIIRRFERRIMVGLPSVESRELILRTLLSKEKAEDLDFKELATMTEGYSGSDLKNLCVTAAYRPVRELLQQERLKDLEKKQRERKEKEKEEEMEKEKQKEEKETETKNETGNENEKKEKENNSEEVTGTKETEQDKQAIILRHLNMDDMRQAKNQVAASFASEGSVMNELKQWNDLYGEGGSRKKQQLTYFL; from the exons ATGGAACAGAAGCACATTTTTCTATCTGCTTTGGGTGTTGGTGTTGGAGTTGGGGTTGGCCTTGGATTGAGCTCTGGACAAGCTGTTGGGAAATGGGTTGGAGGGAATGGCTCTTCTGATGAAATTACAGGACAAAAGATTGAACAGGAGCTGATCAGGCAGCTGCTTGATGGCAAAAACAGCAATGTAACTTTTGCTGAGTTTCCTTATTATCTAAG CGAAAGGACTCGAGTCCTTTTGATGAGTGCTGCATATGTTCATTTGAAGCACTGTGACATCTCCAAGCACACCAGGAATCTTTCGCCAGCAAGTCGGGCTATTTTGCTTTCAGGACCAACAG AACTTTACCAGCAGATGCTTGCCAAGGCACTGGCGCATCACTTTGAGTCAAAGTTGCTGTTGTTAGACGTCTCTGACTTTTCTTTAAAG ATGCAGAGCAAATATGGTTGTCCCAAGAAAGAATCT TCATTCAGGAGGTCGATCTCTGAGGTGACATTGGAGCGAATGTCTAGCGTTTGGGGTTCCTTTTCAATTCTTCCTACAAGTGGAAATACTAGGG GAAACCTCAGAAGGCAAAGCAGTACCACCGACATTCAATCGAG ATGCACGGATAGCTCGTCTAATCTTCCAAAGCTTCGGAGAAATGCTTCTGCTGCTTCTGATATTAGTAGTATCTCATCAAACTATGGTTCAACAAACTCAG CTTCCGCCAAGCGCACAAATACTTGGTGCTTTGATGAGAAACTTTTTCTTCAGTCACTTTATAAG GTCCTGGTGTCGGTATCAGAAACTAGTTCCATAATTTTGTATCTGAGAGATGTTGAGAGACTTCTTCTTAAGTCACAGAGGATGTACAATCTGTTCCATAGATTTCTGAACAAGCTCTCAGGATCAGTTTTAGTTCTTGGTTCTCGAATGGTAGATGTGGAAAATGATTGTGGCGATGTTGACGACAGACTGACCAATTTATTCCGGTATAGTGTTGAAATTCGACCCCCTGAAGATGAGAACCATCTTGTGAGCTGGAAAGCTCAATTGGAAGAGGACATGAAGATGATTCAGTTCCAAGATAATAAAAACCACATCGCCGAAGTACTTGCTGCAAATGATCTTGAATGTGATGATCTTGGTTCAATTTGCCATGCAGACACTATGGTTCTCAGTAATTATATTGAAGAAATTGTTGTGTCGGCGATATCTTATCATTTGATGAACAACCGGGATCCAGAATACCGAAATGGAAAACTTCTGATATCTTCCAAGAG TTTATCCCATGGATTGAGTATATTCCAGGAAGGCAATAGTGAAGGAAAAGACACTCTAAAGCTTGAGACAAATGCAGAATCATCAAAG GAAGCCCAAAGAGACGAAGCCGTTGGGGCAAAGACTGAATCTAAATCTGAAAATCCAGCTGCAGAGGCAGAGAAATCTGTTCCCATAGTGAAAAAAGATGTTGAAAATGTGCCTCCACAAAAAGCACCT GAAATTCCTCCCGACAACGAATTTGAAAAGCGTATAAGACCTGAAGTTATCCCTGCAAATGAAATTGGGGTCACATTTGCAGATATTGGTGCTATGGATGAAATCAAAGAGTCCTTACAGGAGTTAGTCATGCTTCCTCTTCGACGACCAGACCTCTTTAAGGGTGGACTTCTTAAACCTTGTAGAGGCATCCTGCTTTTCGGCCCTCCTGGAACGGGTAAAACAATGTTGGCAAAGGCCATTGCTAACGAAGCTGGAGCAAGTTTCATCAATGTTTCAATGTCCACAATCACTTCTAAATGGTTTGGAGAAGATGAAAAGAATGTCCGTGCATTGTTTACGCTCGCAGCAAAAGTCTCACCTACAATTATTTTTGTCGATGAAGTCGATAGCATGCTCGGCCAAAGGACTAGAGTGGGAGAGCACGAGGCCATGCGAAAGATTAAAAATGAATTCATGTCACATTGGGATGGACTCCTGACTAGGAATGATGAGCGAATACTAGTTCTTGCTGCGACCAACAGGCCATTTGACCTTGACGAAGCAATCATTCGGCGATTTGAACGTCG AATTATGGTTGGTCTTCCTTCAGTGGAGAGCAGGGAATTGATATTAAGAACTCTTCTATCAAAGGAGAAGGCTGAAGATCTTGATTTCAAGGAGCTTGCAACTATGACAGAAGGATACAGTGGAAGTGATCTCAAG AACTTGTGTGTGACTGCAGCTTATCGGCCTGTTCGGGAGCTCTTGCAACAAGAGAGATTGAAAGATTTG GAAAAGAAgcagagagagagaaaggagaaggagaaggaggagGAGATGGAAAAGGAGAAGCAGAAGGAGGAGAAGGAGACTGAGACCAAGAATGAGACCGGGAACGAGAatgagaagaaggagaaggaaaataattcgGAAGAAGTTACTGGTACAAAAGAGACGGAACAAGATAAACAAGCGATCATTCTGAGGCATCTAAATATGGATGATATGAGGCAGGCCAAAAATCAG GTTGCTGCAAGTTTTGCTTCGGAGGGATCAGTTATGAATGAGTTGAAGCAATGGAATGATTTGTATGGAGAGGGAGGTTCAAGAAAAAAGCAACAACTTACATACTTCTTATAG
- the LOC103482926 gene encoding F-box protein At5g52880 isoform X1 yields MSNPLERYHKLSLIDSLAKSYSYPLACKELSFLIRGAFIKLPKNLQSLIYQHIITAFHLLPEMQTSSAASAARLLAQAVEAALPKQKRNSVIVEYKKAMVVHKRRSKAHQEEKGSCQLPQDVLLHIFRFLDVQSLGSAGLVCRSWNVAADDEYLWQLQYTTFFGCPDNNSKPINDKDSEDDFASSSTPHVDWKEEFKKAYVGNSLGRNTCGRGYCKHCDTIVSFSTLRCTNDHGRNKNKQIKPLSINQVVEYVLNGSSELIYSSDSETDSDEDVISEFWALPKYLGSRGMS; encoded by the exons ATGTCAAATCCATTAGAGAGATACCACAAGCTTTCCCTAATAGACTCTCTGGCGAAGAGTTACAGCTACCCATTAGCTTGTAAGGAGCTAAGCTTCTTAATCAGAGGCGCTTTCATTAAACTTCCCAAGAATCTCCAATCTCTCATTTACCAACATATTATCACCGCCTTTCATCTCCTTCCAGA AATGCAGACGAGCTCTGCTGCTTCCGCTGCACGTCTCCTTGCCCAGGCTGTTGAAGCTGCTTTGCCTAAGCAAAAGAGAAATTCAGTGATTGTAGAATATAAGAAAGCAATGGTTGTTCATAAGAGGCGTAGTAAAGCACATCAGGAAGAAAAAG GTTCTTGTCAACTCCCTCAAGATGTTCTCCTCCACATCTTCCGCTTTCTAGATGTTCAATCTTTAGGTTCAGCTGGGCTAGTATGCCG GTCGTGGAATGTTGCAGCAGATGATGAATATCTGTGGCAGTTGCAGTATACAACATTTTTTGGTTGTCCTGACAACAACAGTAAACCCATTAATGATAAAGACAGTGAGGATGACTTTGCTAGCAGTAGCACACCCCATGTTGATTGGAAAGAGGAATTCAAGAAAGCATATGTAG GTAATTCTTTGGGGAGAAACACATGTGGAAGGGGATACTGCAAACACTGTGACACAATAGTTTCCTTTAGTACCTTGAGATGTACCAATGATCATGgtagaaataaaaacaaacaaatcaaGCCTCTGTCAATCAACCAG GTTGTTGAATATGTGTTAAATGGATCGTCTGAGTTGATTTATTCTTCAGATAGTGAAACTGATTCAGATGAAGACGTGATTTCTGAGTTTTGGGCTCTTCCAAAGTACTTAGGGAGTAGGGGAATGAGCTGA
- the LOC103482926 gene encoding F-box protein At5g52880 isoform X3: MQTSSAASAARLLAQAVEAALPKQKRNSVIVEYKKAMVVHKRRSKAHQEEKGSCQLPQDVLLHIFRFLDVQSLGSAGLVCRSWNVAADDEYLWQLQYTTFFGCPDNNSKPINDKDSEDDFASSSTPHVDWKEEFKKAYVGNSLGRNTCGRGYCKHCDTIVSFSTLRCTNDHGRNKNKQIKPLSINQVVEYVLNGSSELIYSSDSETDSDEDVISEFWALPKYLGSRGMS, encoded by the exons ATGCAGACGAGCTCTGCTGCTTCCGCTGCACGTCTCCTTGCCCAGGCTGTTGAAGCTGCTTTGCCTAAGCAAAAGAGAAATTCAGTGATTGTAGAATATAAGAAAGCAATGGTTGTTCATAAGAGGCGTAGTAAAGCACATCAGGAAGAAAAAG GTTCTTGTCAACTCCCTCAAGATGTTCTCCTCCACATCTTCCGCTTTCTAGATGTTCAATCTTTAGGTTCAGCTGGGCTAGTATGCCG GTCGTGGAATGTTGCAGCAGATGATGAATATCTGTGGCAGTTGCAGTATACAACATTTTTTGGTTGTCCTGACAACAACAGTAAACCCATTAATGATAAAGACAGTGAGGATGACTTTGCTAGCAGTAGCACACCCCATGTTGATTGGAAAGAGGAATTCAAGAAAGCATATGTAG GTAATTCTTTGGGGAGAAACACATGTGGAAGGGGATACTGCAAACACTGTGACACAATAGTTTCCTTTAGTACCTTGAGATGTACCAATGATCATGgtagaaataaaaacaaacaaatcaaGCCTCTGTCAATCAACCAG GTTGTTGAATATGTGTTAAATGGATCGTCTGAGTTGATTTATTCTTCAGATAGTGAAACTGATTCAGATGAAGACGTGATTTCTGAGTTTTGGGCTCTTCCAAAGTACTTAGGGAGTAGGGGAATGAGCTGA
- the LOC103482927 gene encoding uncharacterized protein LOC103482927 — protein MQSTEVPVSMEVETVSSKTVTEVGTMPPKPQFEPLKPHEMNDGRVQFRKVSVPPHRYSPLKKAWMEIYTPIYDQMKIDIRMNLKARKVELKTRAETPDISNLQKCADFVHAFMLGFDVIDAIALLRVDELYVESFEIKDVKTLRGEHLSRAIGRLSGKAGKTKFAIENATKTRIVIADTKIHILGSFANIKIARDSLCSLILGSPAGKVYSKLRAVTARLAERF, from the coding sequence ATGCAATCTACTGAAGTTCCCGTTTCCATGGAAGTGGAAACAGTTTCAAGTAAAACGGTAACTGAAGTTGGGACCATGCCACCAAAACCACAGTTTGAACCTCTAAAGCCTCATGAGATGAATGATGGCCGAGTTCAGTTCCGAAAGGTATCTGTTCCTCCACATCGATATTCTCCTCTCAAGAAAGCATGGATGGAGATCTACACCCCAATATATGATCAGATGAAAATTGACATCCGTATGAACCTCAAGGCTCGTAAAGTTGAACTAAAAACAAGAGCAGAAACACCCGACATTAGTAACTTGCAAAAGTGCGCAGATTTTGTTCACGCCTTCATGCTTGGTTTTGATGTAATCGATGCCATTGCACTCTTACGAGTGGATGAACTCTATGTAGAATCTTTTGAGATCAAAGATGTTAAGACGCTTCGAGGTGAGCACTTGTCCCGTGCCATTGGCAGATTGTCTGGTAAAGCTGGTAAAACGAAGTTTGCCATTGAAAATGCTACAAAGACAAGGATAGTTATTGCAGACACCAAGATTCACATATTAGGATCCTTTGCCAACATAAAAATTGCTAGAGATTCTCTTTGCAGCCTCATTTTAGGTTCTCCGGCTGGAAAAGTTTATTCAAAACTAAGAGCAGTTACGGCCAGATTGGCAGAAAGGTTTTGA
- the LOC103482926 gene encoding F-box protein At5g52880 isoform X2 encodes MSNPLERYHKLSLIDSLAKSYSYPLACKELSFLIRGAFIKLPKNLQSLIYQHIITAFHLLPEMQTSSAASAARLLAQAVEAALPKQKRNSVIVEYKKAMVVHKRRSKAHQEEKGSCQLPQDVLLHIFRFLDVQSLGSAGLVCRSWNVAADDEYLWQLQYTTFFGCPDNNSKPINDKDSEDDFASSSTPHVDWKEEFKKAYVGNSLGRNTCGRGYCKHCDTIVSFSTLRCTNDHGRNKNKQIKPLSINQIVKLIQMKT; translated from the exons ATGTCAAATCCATTAGAGAGATACCACAAGCTTTCCCTAATAGACTCTCTGGCGAAGAGTTACAGCTACCCATTAGCTTGTAAGGAGCTAAGCTTCTTAATCAGAGGCGCTTTCATTAAACTTCCCAAGAATCTCCAATCTCTCATTTACCAACATATTATCACCGCCTTTCATCTCCTTCCAGA AATGCAGACGAGCTCTGCTGCTTCCGCTGCACGTCTCCTTGCCCAGGCTGTTGAAGCTGCTTTGCCTAAGCAAAAGAGAAATTCAGTGATTGTAGAATATAAGAAAGCAATGGTTGTTCATAAGAGGCGTAGTAAAGCACATCAGGAAGAAAAAG GTTCTTGTCAACTCCCTCAAGATGTTCTCCTCCACATCTTCCGCTTTCTAGATGTTCAATCTTTAGGTTCAGCTGGGCTAGTATGCCG GTCGTGGAATGTTGCAGCAGATGATGAATATCTGTGGCAGTTGCAGTATACAACATTTTTTGGTTGTCCTGACAACAACAGTAAACCCATTAATGATAAAGACAGTGAGGATGACTTTGCTAGCAGTAGCACACCCCATGTTGATTGGAAAGAGGAATTCAAGAAAGCATATGTAG GTAATTCTTTGGGGAGAAACACATGTGGAAGGGGATACTGCAAACACTGTGACACAATAGTTTCCTTTAGTACCTTGAGATGTACCAATGATCATGgtagaaataaaaacaaacaaatcaaGCCTCTGTCAATCAACCAG ATAGTGAAACTGATTCAGATGAAGACGTGA